The Psilocybe cubensis strain MGC-MH-2018 chromosome 7, whole genome shotgun sequence genome has a window encoding:
- a CDS encoding Subunit of heteropentameric Replication factor C (RF-C): MDSDEDTRMMDLEFSTTLSKGKGKAFDRELPAENDNLPWVEKYRPVDLNDVVSHKDIITTIERFIEKNRLPHLLFYGPPGTGKTSTILAVARRIYGTDYRKQILELNASDERGIDVVREQVKQFAETRTLFSKGFKLIILDEADMMTQQAQAALRRVIEQYTKNVRFCIICNYVNKIIPAIQSRCTRFRFSPLPIEEVEKRLVTVVGAENVNLTADGKRALLKLSRGDMRRALNVLQACHAAYDNIGETEIYNCTGNPVPADIEAIVNSMLSDEFTTSYQMISKLKTERGLALQDLLTGTYEYLETIELKPHARVYLLDHMATTEYRLASGGSEKMQLTALLGAFKNAVELSAK, translated from the exons ATGGATAGCGACGAAGATACTCGAATGATGGATCTTGAATTCTCAACTACGCTGtccaagggcaagggaaaggctTTCGATCGTGAACTTCCTGCCGAAAATGACAATTTGCCATG GGTTGAAAAGTACAGGCCAGTCGACTTAAACGACGTAGTATCCCATAAAGACATTATCACCACCA TTGAACGATTCATAGAGAAGAACCGTTTACCTCATTTATTATTCTATGGCCCTCCGGGCACCGGCAAAACGTCTACGATTCTCGCTGTTGCTCGTAGAATATACGGAACGGACTACAGGAAACAAATACTTGAG CTCAATGCGTCAGATGAACGGGGCATCGATGTTGTTCGAGAACAAGTCAAACAATTTGCGGAAACAAGGACATTGTTTTCCAAAGGCTTCAAGCTCATTATCCTGGATGAAGCAGATATGATGACTCAACAAGCCCAGGCTGCACTACGTCGTGTAATCGAGCAATACACCAAAAACGTTCGATTTTGTATTATTTGCAATTATGTCAACAAAATTATACCCGCCATTCAAAGTCGATGCACCCGATTCCGATTCTCACCTTTACCAATAGAGGAAGTCGAAAAGCGCCTCGTTACTGTTGTGGGTGCTGAAAA CGTCAACCTGACAGCAGATGGGAAAAGGGCATTACTCAAACTTTCCCGAGGTGACATGCGACGAGCACTTAACGTGTTACAAGCATGTCATGCTGCATATGATAACATTGGCGAAACAGAAATCTACAACTGCACAGGCAATCCTGTGCCAGCGGACATCGAGGCTATCGTAAactctatgctttctgacgaGTTCACGACGTCATACCAAA TGATATCAAAGCTCAAAACTGAGCGAGGTCTCGCTCTACAAGACCTTCTGACTGGGACGTACGAGTACCTAGAGACGATAGAGCTAAAGCCACATGCAAGGGTCTATCTTCTAGATCATATGGCAACTACAGA ATATCGATTAGCATCTGGTGGTAGCGAGAAGATGCAACTGACTGCCCTCCTGGGTGCATTCAAGAATGCTGTTGAATTATCTGCCAAATAG
- a CDS encoding Protein NRD1: protein MGLPEEFESILKEAVNSKRLSASKITNLTEIAMRNMEHDTQLVSVLYRNHKSLPTAAAKVASLYIFDALARAAKHHATKHNLSGDAFTHPGNSASFLFKMGGVVEGLFQDMLATQSPETKEKTKKILDIWIKGNTFPPTILSQLAAIFNEVEKEPDSKSMSTTDPRTANPTSQVPPPSASPITPVQPVEVPPVPATIRPNIPTMAGLDPQAALLALLTQAAASSTNIPPPMNPRIATATNIVGSSHLDATHLAVIQQLAHTAASVPPTSQSLTPAEFVNIQKFPSSSGVNGISHNLPHVRNEPRAMVRGYRSPESETRPDPRFDERDNVRGRYRSSFRNRGRGDKFQGRDWDSRDRDRYRDKDQSPARGGRGGRSRSRSPSSRYGGRKDSRYFSPPRRPQLASQYPAERDPAASGDNETGKDEFGRDIRPGSPTPPPAVNNDKSPISSTLPTLAQSSKTSLSTSNPEQSHHEQNFVSSLVTANTSNKPSASDASKSNAKDLGMDHFNYSTFDYTSPSSWEALGKMWQVTHGYLPSTEELMQFVMSTGMKNSNGAFDATNQSSEAMHPSSNNGRDNRSDVLPRGQGANVYGDNRNFHGPGSLVSNKTSQGIYTGTKYSSGGDHFVREQPVGKQENSEPSNPSNSGKMQRVGDKWVFVRGMAMDVS from the exons ATGGGTCTCCCGGAG GAATTTGAAAGTATCTTGAAAGAAGCAGTCAACTCTAAACGTTTGTCTGCCTCGAAAATAACGAATTTGACAGAGATTGCCATGAGAAATATGGAG CACGATACCCAACTTGTTTCCGTTCTCTATCGCAACCACAAATCACTGCCTACAGCCGCTGCCAAAGTTGCGAGCCTTTATATATTCGATGCGCTTGCGAGGGCTGCTAAGCATCATGCTACAAAACACAACCTCTCGGGCGACGCCTTTACTCATCCAGGCAATTCcgcttcttttttgtttaaaaTGGGTGGGGTAGTCGAAGGTTTATTCCAGGACATGCTTGCGACTCAGTCTCCTGAAACCAAG GAAAAGACCAAGAAAATTCTTGACATATGGATAAAGGGCAACACATTCCCACCTACCATTTTGTCTCAATTAGCAGCAATTTTCAACGAAGTGGAAAAAG AGCCGGACTCGAAATCGATGTCGACCACGGATCCCCGAACTGCGAACCCTACCTCTCAAGTGCCACCCCCGTCTGCAAGTCCAATTACACCAGTACAACCGGTCGAAGTGCCCCCAGTGCCTGCTACCATTCGCCCGAACATTCCAACAATGGCTGGATTGGACCCACAAGCTGCTCTTTTAGCATTACTAACACAGGCTGCAGCCTCAAGTACGAATATACCACCACCGATGAACCC GCGAATAGCTACAGCTACAAATATTGTTGGATCATCTCATTTAGATGCTACCCATCTAGCCGTCATACAACAGTTAGCACACACGGCTGCATCTGTACCACCTACCTCACAATCTTTAACCCCAGCAGAGTTTGTAAATATCCAGAAAtttccctcctcttctgGTGTTAATGGTATTTCACACAATCTACCCCATGTTCGAAATGAGCCTCGAGCAATGGTCAGAGGATATCGTAGTCCCGAGAGCGAAACCCGCCCTGATCCTCGTTTTGACGAGCGTGACAATGTGAGAGGAAGGTATAGAAGCAGTTTTCGAAACAGAGGCCGTGGTGATAAATTTCAAGGACGCGACTGGGATTCTCGTGACCGTGACCGTTATAGAGACAAAGATCAGAGCCCTGCCCGTGGGGGTAGAGGAGGGCGAAGCCGATCTAGAAGCCCTTCGAGTAGATACGGAGGCAGAAAGGATTCACGTTACTTTAGTCCACCTCGGAGACCGCAGCTTGCATCCCAGTATCCTGCCGAACGAGACCCTGCTGCTAGTGGGGATAATGAAACTGGCAAGGATGAATTTGGAAGGGATATTCGACCAGGATCGCCTACACCACCTCCTGCTGTAAATAACGACAAATCACCTATCTCATCGACTCTACCCACATTGGCCCAATCTTCCAAAACATCATTATCAACGAGTAATCCGGAACAATCACATCATGAACAAAATTTTGTATCATCTTTGGTAACTGCGAATACATCAAACAAACCTAGTGCATCCGATGCCAGTAAATCAAACGCAAAAGACCTTGGGATGGACCATTTTAATTACTCGACATTTGATTATACCTCTCCCAGTTCGTGGGAAGCACTCGGAAAGATGTGGCAGGTCACCCATGGTTATTTGCCTTCGACCGAAGAACTCATGCAGTTTGTGATGTCAACTGGTATGAAAAACTCTAATGGAGCGTTCGATGCTACAAATCAGTCAAGTGAAGCTATGCATCCCTCATCAAACAATGGCAGAGACAATCGAAGCGATGTGCTCCCGAGAGGTCAAGGGGCGAATGTCTATGGGGACAACCGAAATTTTCATGGTCCTGGTAGCCTAGTATCCAACAAAACCAGTCAGGGGATATATACGGGTACGAAATACTCTTCGGGGGGGGATCATTTCGTCAGAGAACAACCTGTtggaaaacaagaaaattctGAGCCATCAAACCCCTCCAACTCAGGCAAAATGCAACGAGTCGGAGATAAATGGGTTTTCGTTCGTGGGATGGCGATGGACGTTTCATGA
- a CDS encoding Lipid phosphate phosphatase 2, whose product MLRSKQYCGEDALEWANRPFFVDWAVTGVIWLLSYFVSASPVYQRDFTLSDPDISHPHRKDQIESWLNNLISLFCPLLVFVGVGCIKRSMLVIHHSAIGLFTARGVARLITEAFKHSVGRLRPDFLARCRWDEALKKCTGERDKILAGRKSFPSGHSSTAFAGMLFLSLWIAGQTAAWCFAVPKSGHNFRSSRMLSFALSLLPIFWAAHVAVTRIQDYRHHTEDVIIGSLLGCISALLSYLLFWPNPLSQDSYEPSVYGEPRLLYTYTGRNHQRTRTTEFELGRFEAEDVDSTYV is encoded by the exons ATGTTGCGTTCCAAACAATATTGTGGAGAAGACGCTTTGGAATGGGCCAACAGGCCTTTCTTCGTCGATTG GGCAGTCACTGGTGTGATATGGCTACTTTCTTATTTCGTATCTGCCTCCCCAGTTTATCAACGAGACTTCACTCTATCTGATCCGGACATCAGTCATCCTCATAGAAAAGACCA AATCGAATCATGGCTAAATAACTTGATATCTCTTTTCTGCCCATTACTAGTTTTTGTGGGAGTGGGATGTATCAAGCGTTCTATGCTCGTGATACATCACAGTGCAATAGGATTGTTTACAGCAAG AGGTGTAGCACGACTGATCACAGAAGCATTCAAACATAGTGTTG GTCGACTAAGACCCGATTTTCTTGCCAGGTGCAGGTGGGATGAGGCACTGAAAAAATGCACTGG CGAACGCGACAAGATTCTTGCCGGGCGCAAATCATTTCCATCGGGTCATTCTTCGACAGCATTTGCTGGGATGCTCTTCTTGTCACTTTGGATTGCCGGTCAGACAGCCGCTTGGTGTTTTGCTGTTCCAAAATCTGGCCATAATTTCCGGTCTAGCCGAATGCTTTCTTTTGCTCTTTCATTACTTCCAATTTTTTGGGCAGCACATGTTGCAGTGACGCGGATCCAAGACTAT CGCCATCACACAGAAGACGTCATCATTGGTAGTTTGCTGGGGTGCATCTCCGCTCTCCTTTCTTACCTTTTATTCTGGCCAAACCCGCTTTCGCAGGACTCATATGAACCCAGTGTATACGGGGAACCCCGATTGCTATATACATATACCGGCAGAAATCACCAGAGGACCAGAACTACTGAATTTGAATTGGGTAGGTTTGAAGCGGAAGATGTTGATAGTACATACGTGTAG
- a CDS encoding putative ATP-dependent helicase C17A2.12: MAKEKPSKARPQGQKSISSFFGGDIKKKKSKQATPPPDTDNVSESANDTQVDDVVEDASMVEDPSSDVDMDAPSANSKKVPKSSAPDASDLPPINDIPAIFDDLVGRIPQIKEVAEHVKGRKLRVATMCSGTESPLLALELIQKSILDQHGLNLETEHVFSCEIEPFKQAYIERNFHPPLLFRDVCELGDEEAHTAYGALAPVPGDVDILIAGTSCVDYSNLNTQKQDIDANGESGQTFRGMMSWVKQHRPPIVILENVCSAPWDKVKKYFEDEGYSAEFSRVDTKAYYIPHTRTRVYLIAVNKSGSSIPKKWKQLVTIDLKRPASSTLDAFLLHSDDPRIHQARQKLVQEGYNALDRRTGRTDWGRCESRHQRARLEEALGAKRPLTSWEEGGFCKLPDFAWNDWGVGQVERVWDLMDISLLRSATKGIDPSYKTQVWNLSQNVDRTIGSNKVGICPCLTPSMIPYITNRGGPMVGLEALSMQGLPVDKLLLTRETEDQLADLAGNAMSTTVVGACILAALVTAKSLLKAGNDSETYEFKHTGENYEVDEVPSATFLPASRGLVLASSVVGEENLTNKPLDLSITEVLSFRELLDNAEKSKRLCSCEGRVDMRTRPLFLCKDCGSSFCQKCGGRPEHNPELIDNANSVRVHPSQFSKTLKSTLPMCISLVTVDEALLVKLRKGDKISIPESRWIAWSEAVLRACKSELRFVELKRQEVWTAIYQSPAGTLELELHPKQPEWRLYATAEADEPANAEIRQILQYPVGRFLCKDSLLRGKWQFAFPCRSSIPVKIQGAGELVPSWEARLGLVGEDFKNKMVFSKIKIAVPPIDAKALDRDISGIYELLDKCGTANGALHRKVEPDNTDLPPLFMLFDPHRTDDSEDCFVFSITTRRLEYQEYRPIICKLDPSWRQSSKDEEEIVSCHLPFKWIAADSVGLQASSGQDATFGLPEQTLHIPISNDACRDAYALLTCSVSLRGQAGPEWPQGQWADVDKVHERSTFKALAWLMERIRHVDENFKSWQKVDSLGDHSNCERCAPSAPQLRWMSKNKKMVAVEDPIQAGEYERRLKGRPAPFVTQLKLREDGVGMVRVGVNIPSLLHRALHRLPQNIHNEQITMTWRLDTNYTPAANSIFPKFTILSNKRDIEHSQPPSFGIPLRKEQLRSLEWMINQESSEAPPFIEEEISEAILDPLGWRAEGRVQRPIYVRGGVLADQVGYGKTAITLGLIDCTSKSVANEFAKRGRIAGKVHIEGTLIVVPPHLTRQWASEVRKFTNKRFKVLEVSTVSNLNSKSIQDFQSADIIIVASNIFKSTAYLDNLQLLAGAGELPSKDGRHFNSQLEKTLSALKSQVDRLQENGSSAVMKEVKDAQKRIEEEIAAAALVASKRLKGRSYREAASLKQRESGKVAQTQSKSKETKSVPKPVIAPESNSPPKMIAKPTPSGRIVEVVIPMYHHSSTKSQQSSSRSSPDDDKNSESEETGMKRKRRAATKSVIIISDDEDASVSEAPSKKVAKKNTSKSSRPVNSKKTKKSRRNSSPSSDYYGSSSDENDSDVDMSEFDEEEDEDVPKGKSKVKGKTQSTRKARPTGRLKAAPVIVDDSEETSNDNAMDVDESETKPAKKEASKRKAAGDTERPAKKPKRTDSDPWKLGSRAVQSDWTLMQAPPFEMFHFARVVVDEYTYLDGKVHALITNLTAERKWVLSGTPPIHDFGALKTISAFLNIHLGVDDDGEGQSVEVKKRRKEQTAVERFHSFREVHSVQWHAHRHTVGQGFLDQFVRQNIAEIDEIPWTARIETIVLPAAERAIYLELEHHLRSLDMTIKRGKKTESDRERRLAQSLGESKSAEEALLKRCSHFDLETSNENAMKACDVIVEERQRQLDQCKADLLKALKDGVKREKSLGNTGQESMFIEYVRISRTEGVDDKESTDIVIKLLDEAGAGAPKSKPKAQDIHLSEKTKALAWEHREKTHEIRRITKELVGRVRSLRYFTVVRDLQKQRDQPVQVSCPSCKREKLVLDEIAVLSSCGHMGCLTCVKSCAEKEECVYAALGQCKAAARVLNVVKAETLGVDDEERHGKGRHFGMKLEKMVDLVKKRIPKNERVLVFVQFPDLMKKVAEAFTEHGVKYLEIKGSANAKSKNLEQFQNDSKERVLLLNVMDESASGANLTSANHAIFLSPLLAPSQEIYTACETQAVGRLVRYGQTKHVNVWRFLTSDTIDEEIYEQRKKALARSA, from the exons ATGGCTAAAGAAAAACCATCCAAAGCTCGACCTCAAGGTCAGAAATCCATCTCATCTTTCTTCGGGGGTgatatcaagaagaagaagagcaagcAAGCTACGCCTCCTCCGGATACAGATAATGTATCTGAATCCGCCAACGATACCCAAGTCGATGATGTAGTCGAGGACGCCTCAATGGTTGAAGATCCATCTTCGGATGTGGATATGGACGCGCCATCCGCTAATTCTAAGAAAGTTCCGAAATCGTCTGCGCCTGACGCTTCTGACCTCCCACCTATCAACGACATCCCAGCCATTTTCGATGATCTTGTCGGCCGCATACCTCAAATTAAGGAAGTGGCAGAACACGTCAAAGGTCGAAAGTTACGCGTTGCCACAATGTGTTCGGGCACAGAATCACCCCTCTTGGCTCTCGAACTTATACAAAAGTCAATACTTGACCAACACGGCCTCAATCTCGAAACCGAACACGTTTTCTCGTGCGAAATCGAGCCATTCAAACAGGCATACATTGAACGTAATTTCCATCCACCCCTCTTATTTCGCGATGTATGCGAATTGGGAGATGAAGAAGC CCACACGGCTTATGGAGCACTAGCACCGGTGCCAGGCGATGTTGACATCTTGATTGCAGGAACTTCTTGTGTGGATTACTCAAATCTGAATACTCAAAAGCAAGATATCGATGCAAATGGCGAGTCTGGTCAAACATTCCGAGGCATGATGTCCTGGGTTAAACAGCATCGTCCACCAATCGTCATTTTGGAAAACGTCTGTTCAGCACCCTGGGATAAAGTCAAGAAGTATTTCGAAGACGAAGGATACAGCGCCGAGTTTTCTCGCGTTGATACAAAGGCTTACTATATTCCTCACACAAGAACCAGAGTATATCTTATTGCTGTAAACAAGAGCGGTTCCTCAATCCCTAAGAAGTGGAAACAGCTGGTTACTATTGATTTGAAACGACCCGCGTCGTCCACATTGGACGCATTTCTACTTCATTCAGATGACCCTCGTATACACCAAGCGCGACAAAAGCTTGTCCAGGAAGGTTACAATGCCCTTGATAGACGAACTGGACGAACCGACTGGGGACGATGCGAGTCTCGCCATCAACGAGCAAGACTGGAGGAAGCTCTGGGTGCAAAGCGTCCCCTTACAAGTTGGGAAGAAG GGGGCTTTTGTAAACTTCCTGATTTTGCTTGGAATGATTGGGGTGTCGGTCAAGTGGAACGAGTGTGGGATCTCATGGACATTAGTTTGTTGCGATCTGCAACGAAAGGGATAGACCCTTCGTATAAGAC TCAGGTTTGGAATCTTTCCCAAAACGTGGACCGTACCATTGGGTCGAACAAGGTTGGAATTTGCCCCTGTCTTACCCCATCTATGATACCTTATATCACCAATCGGGGCGGTCCAATGGTTGGTTTGGAGGCATTATCCATGCAAGGCCTACCAGTAGATAAGCTACTTTTAACACGCGAAACCGAGGACCAGTTGGCTGATTTGGCAGGCAATGCCATGTCAACAACCGTGGTCGGTGCATGCATTTTGGCCGCCCTTGTTACAGCCAAAAGCCTGCTCAAAGCTGGAAACGATTCCGAAACTTATGAATTCAAACATACAGGCGAGAATTATGAGGTGGATGAGGTGCCATCGGCTACATTTCTCCCCGCGTCTCGAGGATTAGTTTTGGCAAGTTCGGTGGTTGGGGAGGAAAACCTGACCAATAAACCTCTTGACCTATCCATTACTGAGGTGCTGTCATTCAGAGAACTTCTGGACAATGCCGAGAAGAGCAAACGACTGTGTTCTTGCGAAGGCCGTGTGGATATGAGGACGAGGCCACTCTTTCTCTGCAAAGACTGTGGAAGCTCTTTCTGTCAAAAGTGCGGAGGCAGGCCTGAGCATAATCCTGAGCTCATCGACAACGCCAACTCTGTTCGAGTGCACCCTTCCCAATTTTCGAAGACATTGAAGTCGACACTTCCTATGTGTATATCACTTGTTACCGTCGATGAAGCACTTCTCGTTAAACTTCGAAAGGGCGACAAGATATCTATTCCGGAATCACGTTGGATCGCATGGAGTGAAGCTGTCCTGCGAGCCTGCAAGTCCGAACTTCGTTTCGTTGAGCTCAAGAGGCAGGAGGTTTGGACTGCCATTTATCAATCCCCTGCCGGTACTTTGGAGCTGGAACTTCATCCGAAACAACCTGAGTGGCGTCTCTATGCAACCGCGGAGGCGGATGAACCTGCTAATGCGGAAATTCGccaaattcttcaatatcctGTTGGCAGATTTCTTTGCAAAGACAGTCTTCTCCGTGGAAAATGGCAATTTGCTTTCCCGTGTCGATCATCCATTCCTGTCAAGATTCAAGGTGCCGGTGAACTTGTACCTTCATGGGAAGCACGTCTAGGTCTCGTGGGTGAAGACTTCAAAAACAAAATGGTTTTTTCTAAAATCAAAATAGCTGTCCCACCTATCGATGCCAAAGCCCTGGACCGGGACATCTCTGGCATTTACGAACTTCTCGATAAATGTGGGACCGCTAACGGGGCTTTACATCGCAAAGTCGAACCGGATAATACGGACCTACCTCCATTATTCATGCTTTTTGATCCTCATCGTACTGACGACTCTGAAGATTGCTTTGTTTTTTCTATCACTACCCGAAGACTCGAATATCAAGAATACAGGCCTATCATCTGCAAGCTTGACCCATCTTGGAGACAGTCGAGtaaggatgaagaagaaattgtTTCTTGTCATCTACCATTCAAATGGATAGCGGCAGACTCTGTCGGTCTTCAG GCATCTTCTGGACAGGATGCCACTTTTGGTTTACCTGAGCAAACATTACATATACCCATTTCAAACGATGCGTGCCGCGATGCTTACGCATTATTGACATGCAGCGTCTCATTGAGGGGACAGGCAGGTCCTGAATGGCCTCAAGGTCAATGGGCAGACGTCGACAAGGTTCATGAACGAAGCACATTTAAGGCTTTAGCTTGGTTGATGGAACGTATTCGGCATGTCGATGAAAACTTTAAATCTTGGCAAAAGGTTGATTCCCTTGGTGACCATTCTAATTGCGAACGATGCGCACCCTCTGCCCCACAGTTACGCTGGATgtccaaaaacaaaaaaatggtgGCTGTAGAAGATCCCATACAGGCAGGAGAGTACGAACGTCGGCTTAAAGGGAGGCCCGCGCCATTTGTCACTCAACTCAAGTTAAGAGAAGATGGCGTTGGGATGGTACGAGTTGGCGTAAATATACCCTCGTTATTGCATCGCGCCCTCCATCGTCTACCTCAGAATATTCACAACGAACAAATCACAATGACATGGCGGTTAGATACCAATTATACTCCTGCAGCAAACTCTATCTTCCCCAAATTCACCATTTTGAGCAACAAACGTGATATAGAGCACTCTCAGCCACCAAGCTTTGGTATACCCCTTCGCAAAGAGCAACTTCGGTCTCTCGAGTGGATGATTAATCAAGAATCATCTGAAGCCCCTCCCTTCATTGAAGAGGAAATATCTGAGGCAATTCTTGATCCTCTTGGATGGAGAGCCGAGGGACGCGTTCAGCGGCCTATTTATGTCAGAGGTGGAGTTCTTGCTGATCAAGTTGGTTATGGAAAAACAGCTATTACTCTAGGTCTTATAGACTGCACCTCAAAAAGCGTGGCGAACGAGTTTGCCAAGAGAGGCCGAATTGCTGGCAAAGTTCACATTGAAGGGACTCTCATTGTGGTCCCTCCTCATCTTACAAGACAGTGGGCATCCGAAGTGAGGAAATTCACGAACAAAAGATTCAAAGTTCTCGAGGTATCCACTGTCTCCAACCTCAATTCGAAGTCAATCCAAGATTTCCAGAGTGCAGACATTATTATTGTCGCCTCCAATATCTTCAAAAGCACCGCATATCTCGATAACCTCCAGTTACTGGCGGGTGCAGGGGAATTACCTTCTAAAGATGGTCGTCACTTCAACTCTCAGTTGGAAAAAACTTTGAGTGCATTGAAAAGTCAGGTTGATCGCCTCCAAGAAAATGGATCTTCTGCAGTGATGAAGGAAGTTAAGGATGCCCAGAAAAGAA TCGAAGAGGAAAtagctgctgctgcgcttGTAGCCAGCAAACGATTGAAGGGAAGATCGTACCGCGAAGCTGCAAGTCTCAAGCAACGGGAATCTGGGAAGGTGGCACAAACACAGTCTAAATCTAAAGAAACAAAGTCGGTGCCAAAGCCAGTCATCGCACCAGAATCAAATTCCCCGCCAAAAATGATTGCTAAACCTACCCCTTCTGGACGCATAGTGGAAGTGGTTATCCCCATGTATCATCATTCATCGACCAAGAGCCAGCAAAGCTCTTCTCGCTCTTCACCGGATGACGACAAGAATAGCGAATCAGAAGAAACCGGGATGAAGCGAAAACGACGCGCTGCTACCAAATCAGTTATAATCATttctgatgatgaagatgcttCCGTCAGCGAGGCTCCCAGTAAAAAGGTAGCGAAGAAGAATACCTCGAAATCTTCAAGACCTGTTAATTCcaagaaaacgaagaaaTCAAGGAGAAAttcttctccctcttctGATTATTATGGAAGCTCTTCCGATGAGAATGATTCAGACGTCGACATGTCCGAGtttgacgaggaagaggacgaagacgtTCCCAAAGGGAAATCGAAAGTTAAAGGGAAAACTCAATCTACCCGGAAGGCAAGGCCGACAGGTCGGCTGAAAGCAGCGCCTGTCATTGTTGACGACTCGGAAGAGACCAGCAACGACAATGCCATGGACGTTGATGAGTCAGAGACCAAACCAGCTAAGAAGGAGGCCTCAAAACGCAAAGCAGCTGGAGATACTGAGCGCCCAGCAAAGAAACCGAAGCGAACAGACAGCGATCCTTGGAAACTTGGTTCGAGGGCGGTTCAAAGCGATTGGACTCTCATGCAGGCCCCTCCATTTGAAATGTTCCATTTTGCTCGAGTAGTGGTCGATGAGTACACATACCTAGATGGTAAAGTTCATGCGTTAATAACCAACCTGACGGCCGAACGTAAGTGGGTACTTTCTGGAACTCCACCAATTCACGACTTTGGGGCGCTTAAAACGATATCCGCATTTTTGAATATCCATCTGGGGGttgacgacgacggtgaAGGACAGTCAGTTGAGGTGAAGAAACGCCGCAAGGAGCAAACAG CTGTGGAACGTTTCCATTCGTTCCGCGAAGTCCATAGTGTGCAATGGCATGCTCATAGGCACACTGTTGGTCAAGGTTTCTTGGATCAGTTCGTACGCCAA aacATTGCGGAAATCGATGAAATTCCCTGGACAGCTCGTATTGAAACCATTGTTCTACCGGCGGCAGAGCGTGCCATTTATCTCGAGCTGGAGCACCACTTGCGCTCCCTTGATATGACCATCAAACGTGGAAAGAAGACCGAAAGTGACAGAGAGCGACGACTAGCACAGTCCCTAGGAGAAAGCAA ATCTGCTGAAGAGGCTTTGCTCAAACGATGCTCGCATTTCGATTTGGAAACCTCTAACGAAAACGCCATGAAAGCCTGTGACGTTATTGTTGAAGAACGTCAGAGGCAATTAGACCAATGCAAAGCTGACCTGCTAAAGGCTCTTAAAGATGGTGTCAAGCGTGAGAAAAGTCTTGGGAATACTGGGCAAGAATCCATGTTCATCGAATATGTCCGGATCTCGAGAAcggaaggcgtcgacgacaaAGAATCAACTGATATTGTCATCAAGTTACTCGACGAAGCCGGAGCTGGAGCACCCAAGTCCAAACCCAAAGCTCAAGATATCCATTTATCTGAGAAGACCAAGGCACTTGCCTGGGAGCATCGGGAAAAAACCCACGAAATCAGACGCATCACTAAAGAGTTGGTTGGCCGTGTCAGGTCTCTACGATACTTCACAGTAGTCCGTGATCTTCAAAAGCAAAGAGATCAGCCTGTTCAGGTTTCTTGTCCAAGTTGTAAGAGGGAGAAGTTGGTGCTTGACGAGATTGCTGTTCTCTCATCATGCGGCCATATGGGTTGCCTCACCTGCGTCAAAAGCTGCGCCGAGAAAGAGGAGTGTGTCTACGCAGCGTTGGGGCAATGTAAAGCTGCTGCTCGGGTACTCAACGTCGTCAAAGCCGAAACACTTGGagtcgatgatgaagagcGACATGGCAAAGGGCGTCACTTCGGCATGAAGCTCGAAAAAATGGTCGATTTGGTCAA GAAACGAATCCCGAAGAATGAACGCGTCCTGGTTTTCGTCCAATTCCCTGATTTAATGAAGAAGGTGGCAGAGGCTTTCACAGAGCACGGCGTCAAGTATCTGGAAATCAAAGGATCGGCTAACGCAAAGAGTAAAAATCTTGAACAGTTCCAGAACGACAGCAAAGAACGTGTTTTATTGCTCAATGTCATGGATGAAAGTGCTAGCGGCGCCAATCTTACTTCCGCGAACCATGCTATCTTCCTTTCCCCACTTCTGGCGCCATCGCAGGAAATTTATACAGCATGTGAAACCCAGGCCGTTGGTCGTTTGGTGCGATATGGACAGACAAAGCATGTCAATGTGTGGCGATTCTTGACAAGTGATACGATCGACGAGGAAATTTACGAGCAGAGAAAGAAGGCTTTGGCTCGATCTGCTTAA
- a CDS encoding Cysteine-rich PDZ-binding protein codes for MVCKKCETKLSKVAAPDPFTASSSSIKDGTRKVGENKLLSRPGTSKNRFQPYQGKCKDCKQPVTQNKAKYCHGCAYKKGICSICGKKILDTTSYVMSSK; via the exons ATGGTTTGCAAGAAGTGTGAAACC AAACTGTCTAAAGTTGCCGCTCCCGACCCATTTACAGCTAGTTCATCAAGCATCAAGGATGGTACCAGGAAAGTCGGAGAAAACAAGCTTTTATCTCGTCCCGGTACTTCAAAGAATCGTTTCCAG CCATATCAAGGCAAATGTAAAGATTGTAAGCAACCAGTCACCCAGAATAAGGCCAAGTATTGTCATG GTTGTGCCTACAAGAAAGGGATCTGCTCGATATGCGGCAAAAAGATATTGGATACAACTAGTTACGTGATGTCGAGCAAATGA